Proteins co-encoded in one Cupriavidus nantongensis genomic window:
- a CDS encoding curlin repeat-containing protein, translating into MQLSTAQQGDGNRVDVTKNGAYNRALVGQYGQDNQAYVSQTGLGGAVPQFGNNMTATISQRGGRQVRCARSSGTSLIAHVERLQNRCLMPA; encoded by the coding sequence GTGCAGTTGAGCACCGCGCAGCAGGGAGACGGCAATCGTGTCGATGTCACGAAGAACGGTGCCTACAACCGGGCGCTCGTCGGGCAGTATGGGCAGGACAACCAGGCATATGTCAGCCAGACCGGACTCGGTGGCGCGGTGCCCCAGTTTGGCAACAATATGACCGCCACCATCAGTCAGCGCGGAGGGCGCCAGGTTCGTTGTGCCCGGTCGAGCGGGACGAGCCTGATTGCCCATGTCGAACGTCTTCAGAACAGATGCTTGATGCCCGCATAG
- a CDS encoding carotenoid oxygenase family protein, with protein sequence MVLDVYSRRIELPGPRWPHDLGMTENYCVLHDLPLFFDPERLLVVAVHHAVVHVGRGSKYSLFLALAVPTRRCS encoded by the coding sequence GTGGTGTTGGATGTGTACAGCCGGCGCATCGAACTGCCCGGCCCGCGCTGGCCGCATGACCTCGGCATGACCGAGAACTACTGCGTGCTGCATGACCTGCCGCTGTTCTTCGATCCGGAACGCCTGCTGGTTGTCGCGGTCCACCACGCCGTAGTTCATGTAGGGCGGGGTTCAAAGTACAGCTTGTTCTTGGCGCTTGCCGTGCCGACCAGGCGGTGCAGTTGA